A section of the Sebastes fasciatus isolate fSebFas1 chromosome 5, fSebFas1.pri, whole genome shotgun sequence genome encodes:
- the ankrd24 gene encoding uncharacterized protein ankrd24 isoform X4 has product MKSLKAKFKKTESQDWSKSDERLLQAVEQNEPDKVSALIVKKGLCPTKLDGEGKSAFHLCASRGRLDCMEVIISHGADVNAIDGAGFSALHLAAKNGQPECLKRLLQERLAVDCTDSIGRTALHHAAVSGCLSCSETLWDFKASLDVQDGDGATPLMLAAQMSRVELCVFLLGRGADANIQDNQGRSALMLACESDGDETVEALLRGGANTQLVDADEHKANDYSVTTGNQRIIQMLQDGAPPAPEGAGEEIQGLPPSPQPRSPAPPLQFPEPPSPSPSPQPPETHQPAPAEDEEVFEEIRRLRLERGRLLQKIKAFEQQQQSAISALEELSQLKQRLKESEAERDKLLEELKGGHGIGASDSEDMDEMLDFPEKLLSKRSRASPAQDEATSQGDADSADPSPVPGDLGTVAELRKQIEEFSSQNSELALKVQMLEMFEKDDTDMQTSSSDFVPLVQYETLRKEFEALQERLSQAQASDEASSMAEERGDEKSQEGGADAESMEALREKLRGLKEQLASSKSEFEELKEQMRLGVLSVECVGGDTAVAGAGAAEEGPSQEAQQLRARVTELEEERAKRQGDVGGQSSRDSDTIKQLTEKVKELRAALSQRETTKEEDGEGEETETVKGLRDRLSELESALAESRTSGKEGGAARDGDQVRRLQERLAELEGELRKCVPRSELEEVQVSLGLQCEQLARERADVARRLNIALLDLERLRPPPRGDDDEEEEEEEHSESSEPSGISEHSRRSMAAVREELEVARQEAAQALDCLCAEREGRAQDALQLKDVVPFSKHKEALSAVSEQLAQTLQELQEDRTLRGQAEAKLQTMQDAVPREEHERVKAELQRSLQASESSAAAAQEALSEKEMELRELKSQKAAEQGLISKEDHEGLRLSLQAEINAAAARFNDLTRKHEKTCTEVFQVQREALFNKSERQVAESQLATVQQQLTELQAQSSHIQELHKGIQDSQGLIKEKDRKVTELSKEVFRLKEALGALSPPMGITSSSSSSTHHGNPGQQVALQNRIAILTQQLQDWERKHKQVVTVYRSHLLAAVQQGRMDEEVQGLLLQILRMSH; this is encoded by the exons GTTCCACCTCTGTGCATCCAGAGGCCGGCTGGACTGTATGGAGGTCATCATCTCTCACGGGGCAGACGTCAACGCCATTGATGGCGCTG GCTTCAGCGCCCTTCACCTCGCAGCCAAAAATGGCCAACCAGAGTGTTTAAAGAGACTCTTACAG GAGAGATTAGCAGTGGATTGCACCGACAGCATTGGTAGGACAGCGCTTCATCATGCAG CGGTCAGCGGCTGCTTGTCCTGCTCTGAGACCCTGTGGGATTTCAAGGCCAGTCTGGATGTCCAGGATGGG GACGGGGCCACCCCTCTGATGTTGGCGGCTCAGATGAGCAGAGTGGAGCTGTGCGTCTTTCTGTTGGGTCGTGGTGCCGATGCAAACATACAGGACAACCAGGGAAG GTCTGCATTGATGCTGGCGTGCGAGAGTGACGGCGACGAGACCGTAGAAGCTCTTCTGAGAGGCGGGGCCAACACGCAACTGGTTGACGCCGATGAACACAAAGCCAACGACTACAGCGTAACCACGGGCAACCAACGCATCATACAAATGTTGCAGGATGGAGCACCTCCAG CTCCTGAGGGCGCAGGCGAGGAG ATCCAGGGTTTGCCACCCTCTCCACAGCCCCGgagtcctgctcctcctctccagtTCCCTGAGCCCccatctccttctccctctcctcagcCTCCAGAGACACATCAACCAGCCCCG GCAGAGGATGAGGAGGTGTTTGAGGAGATTCGCCGGCTGCGTCTGGAGAGAGGTCGCCTGCTCCAGAAGATCAAGGCTTTtgagcagcagcaacagagcGCCATCTCTGCTCTGGAGGAG TTATCCCAACTAAAGCAGCGTCTAAAGGAgtcagaggcagagagagacaagCTGCTTGAGGAGCTGAAGGGAGGTCACGGTATTGGGGCCAGTGACTCTGAGGACATGGATGAAATGTTGGACTTCCCAG AGAAGCTGCTCTCCAAGCGTTCCAGAGCCTCCCCTGCTCAGGATGAGGCCACTTCTCAAGGAGACGCAGACTCGGCCGACCCCTCCCCTGTCCCCGGAGACCTAGGAACTGTTGCTGAGCTTCGCAAACAAATAGAGGAATTTAGCTCACAAAACTCTGAACTAGCTCTCAAAGTGCAG ATGCTGGAGATGTTTGAGAAGGACGACACGGACATGCAGACCTCCAGCTCCGACTTTGTCCCCCTAGTCCAGTACGAGACCCTGAGGAAGGAGTTTGAAGCCCTCCAGGAGCGCCTCTCTCAGGCCCAGGCGTCAGACGAGGCCTCCAGCATGGCGGAGGAGCG AGGTGACGAGAAGTCTCAGGAAGGAGGTGCGGATGCAGAGAGCATGGAAGCTCTGAGGGAGAAGCTGCGAGGGCTGAAGGAGCAGTTGGCCTCCTCCAAGTCTGAGTTCGAGGAGCTGAAAGAGCAGATGCGCCTTGGGGTGCTCTCTGTGGAGTGTGTTGGAGGGGATACCGCCGTGGCAGGTGCTGGGGCTGCAGAGGAGGGCCCGAGCCAGGAGGCGCAGCAGCTGAGAGCGAGGGTGACGGAGCTAGAGGAGGAGCGAGCTAAGAGACAGGGCGATGTAGGCGGTCAGAGCAGCCGGGACAGTGACACAATCAAACAGCTGACAGAGAAAGTAAAGGAGCTCCGTGCTGCTCTGTCCCAGAGAGAGACCACGAAAGAGGAAGACGGCGAAGGAGAAGAGACGGAAACAGTGAAGGGCCTCCGTGACAGACTTTCTGAGTTGGAGTCAGCCCTGGCAGAGAGCAGGACGTCGGGGAAAGAGGGAGGAGCAGCAAGAGATGGAGATCAGGTCCGTCGTCTCCAGGAGCGTTTGGCAGAACTAGAGGGGGAGCTGAGGAAGTGCGTGCCCCGCTCGGAGTTGGAGGAGGTGCAGGTGTCTCTGGGGCTCCAGTGTGAGCAGCTGGCCCGGGAGAGGGCCGACGTGGCTAGAAGGCTCAACATTGCTCTGCTGGATCTGGAGAGACTCAGGCCTCCTCCACGCGGAGATGAtgacgaggaggaagaagaggaggagcattCAGAGAGCTCAGAGCCCTCAGGCATATCAG AGCACTCCAGACGCTCCATGGCAGCGGTGAGAGAGGAACTGGAGGTGGCGAGGCAGGAAGCAGCCCAAGCTCTGGACTGTCTGTGTGCCGAGCGGGAGGGCCGGGCCCAGGACGCCCTGCAGCTGAAAGACGTAGTGCCATTCTCGAAACATAAGGAGGCGCTGTCCGCGGTATCGGAGCAGCTAGCTCAGACGCTGCAGGAGCTCCAGGAGGACAGGACCCTGCGGGGTCAGGCTGAGGCCAAACTGCAGACCATGCAGGACGCCGTACCCAGAGAGGAGCATGAGAGAGTCAAG GCAGAGCTTCAGCGCTCCCTACAGGCCAGCGAgagcagtgcagcagcagctcaggagGCTCTGAGCGAGAAggagatggagctcagagagcTCAAGTCCCAGAAGGCTGCAGAACAGGGTCTGATCTCCAAGGAGGACCACGAGGGCCTGCGGCTCTCTCTGCAGGCCGAGATCAACGCCGCCGCGGCTCGCTTCAACGACCTCACTCGCAAACACGAGAAGACCTGCACtgag GTGTTCCAGGTGCAGAGGGAGGCTCTCTTCAACAAAAGTGAGCGGCAGGTGGCCGAGTCCCAGCTGGCcacggtgcagcagcagctaacCGAACTCCAGGCCCAGTCCAGCCACATCCAGGAGCTCCACAAGGGCATCCAGGACTCCCAGGGTCTCATCAAGGAGAAAGACCGCAAG GTAACCGAGCTGTCCAAGGAGGTGTTTCGGCTAAAGGAGGCCCTGGGAGCTCTGTCACCTCCTATGggcatcacctcctcctcctcctcatctaccCATCATGGTAACCCCGGGCAGCAAGTGGCACTGCAGAACAGGATCGCCATACTCACCCAGCAGCTCCAG GATTGGGAGAGAAAGCACAAACAGGTTGTGACTGTGTACCGTTCGCATTTACTGGCAGCTGTACAG CAGGGCCGAATGGACGAAGAGGTGCAGGGTCTTCTACTCCAAATCCTGAGGATGTCACATTAG
- the ankrd24 gene encoding uncharacterized protein ankrd24 isoform X3, which translates to MDPQQPVFSLMKRLCPCFSLLPLPSQDWSKSDERLLQAVEQNEPDKVSALIVKKGLCPTKLDGEGKSAFHLCASRGRLDCMEVIISHGADVNAIDGAGFSALHLAAKNGQPECLKRLLQERLAVDCTDSIGRTALHHAAVSGCLSCSETLWDFKASLDVQDGDGATPLMLAAQMSRVELCVFLLGRGADANIQDNQGRSALMLACESDGDETVEALLRGGANTQLVDADEHKANDYSVTTGNQRIIQMLQDGAPPAPEGAGEEIQGLPPSPQPRSPAPPLQFPEPPSPSPSPQPPETHQPAPAEDEEVFEEIRRLRLERGRLLQKIKAFEQQQQSAISALEELSQLKQRLKESEAERDKLLEELKGGHGIGASDSEDMDEMLDFPEKLLSKRSRASPAQDEATSQGDADSADPSPVPGDLGTVAELRKQIEEFSSQNSELALKVQMLEMFEKDDTDMQTSSSDFVPLVQYETLRKEFEALQERLSQAQASDEASSMAEERGDEKSQEGGADAESMEALREKLRGLKEQLASSKSEFEELKEQMRLGVLSVECVGGDTAVAGAGAAEEGPSQEAQQLRARVTELEEERAKRQGDVGGQSSRDSDTIKQLTEKVKELRAALSQRETTKEEDGEGEETETVKGLRDRLSELESALAESRTSGKEGGAARDGDQVRRLQERLAELEGELRKCVPRSELEEVQVSLGLQCEQLARERADVARRLNIALLDLERLRPPPRGDDDEEEEEEEHSESSEPSGISEHSRRSMAAVREELEVARQEAAQALDCLCAEREGRAQDALQLKDVVPFSKHKEALSAVSEQLAQTLQELQEDRTLRGQAEAKLQTMQDAVPREEHERVKAELQRSLQASESSAAAAQEALSEKEMELRELKSQKAAEQGLISKEDHEGLRLSLQAEINAAAARFNDLTRKHEKTCTEVQREALFNKSERQVAESQLATVQQQLTELQAQSSHIQELHKGIQDSQGLIKEKDRKVTELSKEVFRLKEALGALSPPMGITSSSSSSTHHGNPGQQVALQNRIAILTQQLQDWERKHKQVVTVYRSHLLAAVQQGRMDEEVQGLLLQILRMSH; encoded by the exons GTTCCACCTCTGTGCATCCAGAGGCCGGCTGGACTGTATGGAGGTCATCATCTCTCACGGGGCAGACGTCAACGCCATTGATGGCGCTG GCTTCAGCGCCCTTCACCTCGCAGCCAAAAATGGCCAACCAGAGTGTTTAAAGAGACTCTTACAG GAGAGATTAGCAGTGGATTGCACCGACAGCATTGGTAGGACAGCGCTTCATCATGCAG CGGTCAGCGGCTGCTTGTCCTGCTCTGAGACCCTGTGGGATTTCAAGGCCAGTCTGGATGTCCAGGATGGG GACGGGGCCACCCCTCTGATGTTGGCGGCTCAGATGAGCAGAGTGGAGCTGTGCGTCTTTCTGTTGGGTCGTGGTGCCGATGCAAACATACAGGACAACCAGGGAAG GTCTGCATTGATGCTGGCGTGCGAGAGTGACGGCGACGAGACCGTAGAAGCTCTTCTGAGAGGCGGGGCCAACACGCAACTGGTTGACGCCGATGAACACAAAGCCAACGACTACAGCGTAACCACGGGCAACCAACGCATCATACAAATGTTGCAGGATGGAGCACCTCCAG CTCCTGAGGGCGCAGGCGAGGAG ATCCAGGGTTTGCCACCCTCTCCACAGCCCCGgagtcctgctcctcctctccagtTCCCTGAGCCCccatctccttctccctctcctcagcCTCCAGAGACACATCAACCAGCCCCG GCAGAGGATGAGGAGGTGTTTGAGGAGATTCGCCGGCTGCGTCTGGAGAGAGGTCGCCTGCTCCAGAAGATCAAGGCTTTtgagcagcagcaacagagcGCCATCTCTGCTCTGGAGGAG TTATCCCAACTAAAGCAGCGTCTAAAGGAgtcagaggcagagagagacaagCTGCTTGAGGAGCTGAAGGGAGGTCACGGTATTGGGGCCAGTGACTCTGAGGACATGGATGAAATGTTGGACTTCCCAG AGAAGCTGCTCTCCAAGCGTTCCAGAGCCTCCCCTGCTCAGGATGAGGCCACTTCTCAAGGAGACGCAGACTCGGCCGACCCCTCCCCTGTCCCCGGAGACCTAGGAACTGTTGCTGAGCTTCGCAAACAAATAGAGGAATTTAGCTCACAAAACTCTGAACTAGCTCTCAAAGTGCAG ATGCTGGAGATGTTTGAGAAGGACGACACGGACATGCAGACCTCCAGCTCCGACTTTGTCCCCCTAGTCCAGTACGAGACCCTGAGGAAGGAGTTTGAAGCCCTCCAGGAGCGCCTCTCTCAGGCCCAGGCGTCAGACGAGGCCTCCAGCATGGCGGAGGAGCG AGGTGACGAGAAGTCTCAGGAAGGAGGTGCGGATGCAGAGAGCATGGAAGCTCTGAGGGAGAAGCTGCGAGGGCTGAAGGAGCAGTTGGCCTCCTCCAAGTCTGAGTTCGAGGAGCTGAAAGAGCAGATGCGCCTTGGGGTGCTCTCTGTGGAGTGTGTTGGAGGGGATACCGCCGTGGCAGGTGCTGGGGCTGCAGAGGAGGGCCCGAGCCAGGAGGCGCAGCAGCTGAGAGCGAGGGTGACGGAGCTAGAGGAGGAGCGAGCTAAGAGACAGGGCGATGTAGGCGGTCAGAGCAGCCGGGACAGTGACACAATCAAACAGCTGACAGAGAAAGTAAAGGAGCTCCGTGCTGCTCTGTCCCAGAGAGAGACCACGAAAGAGGAAGACGGCGAAGGAGAAGAGACGGAAACAGTGAAGGGCCTCCGTGACAGACTTTCTGAGTTGGAGTCAGCCCTGGCAGAGAGCAGGACGTCGGGGAAAGAGGGAGGAGCAGCAAGAGATGGAGATCAGGTCCGTCGTCTCCAGGAGCGTTTGGCAGAACTAGAGGGGGAGCTGAGGAAGTGCGTGCCCCGCTCGGAGTTGGAGGAGGTGCAGGTGTCTCTGGGGCTCCAGTGTGAGCAGCTGGCCCGGGAGAGGGCCGACGTGGCTAGAAGGCTCAACATTGCTCTGCTGGATCTGGAGAGACTCAGGCCTCCTCCACGCGGAGATGAtgacgaggaggaagaagaggaggagcattCAGAGAGCTCAGAGCCCTCAGGCATATCAG AGCACTCCAGACGCTCCATGGCAGCGGTGAGAGAGGAACTGGAGGTGGCGAGGCAGGAAGCAGCCCAAGCTCTGGACTGTCTGTGTGCCGAGCGGGAGGGCCGGGCCCAGGACGCCCTGCAGCTGAAAGACGTAGTGCCATTCTCGAAACATAAGGAGGCGCTGTCCGCGGTATCGGAGCAGCTAGCTCAGACGCTGCAGGAGCTCCAGGAGGACAGGACCCTGCGGGGTCAGGCTGAGGCCAAACTGCAGACCATGCAGGACGCCGTACCCAGAGAGGAGCATGAGAGAGTCAAG GCAGAGCTTCAGCGCTCCCTACAGGCCAGCGAgagcagtgcagcagcagctcaggagGCTCTGAGCGAGAAggagatggagctcagagagcTCAAGTCCCAGAAGGCTGCAGAACAGGGTCTGATCTCCAAGGAGGACCACGAGGGCCTGCGGCTCTCTCTGCAGGCCGAGATCAACGCCGCCGCGGCTCGCTTCAACGACCTCACTCGCAAACACGAGAAGACCTGCACtgag GTGCAGAGGGAGGCTCTCTTCAACAAAAGTGAGCGGCAGGTGGCCGAGTCCCAGCTGGCcacggtgcagcagcagctaacCGAACTCCAGGCCCAGTCCAGCCACATCCAGGAGCTCCACAAGGGCATCCAGGACTCCCAGGGTCTCATCAAGGAGAAAGACCGCAAG GTAACCGAGCTGTCCAAGGAGGTGTTTCGGCTAAAGGAGGCCCTGGGAGCTCTGTCACCTCCTATGggcatcacctcctcctcctcctcatctaccCATCATGGTAACCCCGGGCAGCAAGTGGCACTGCAGAACAGGATCGCCATACTCACCCAGCAGCTCCAG GATTGGGAGAGAAAGCACAAACAGGTTGTGACTGTGTACCGTTCGCATTTACTGGCAGCTGTACAG CAGGGCCGAATGGACGAAGAGGTGCAGGGTCTTCTACTCCAAATCCTGAGGATGTCACATTAG
- the ankrd24 gene encoding uncharacterized protein ankrd24 isoform X1 gives MDPQQPVFSLMKRLCPCFSLLPLPSQDWSKSDERLLQAVEQNEPDKVSALIVKKGLCPTKLDGEGKSAFHLCASRGRLDCMEVIISHGADVNAIDGAGFSALHLAAKNGQPECLKRLLQERLAVDCTDSIGRTALHHAAVSGCLSCSETLWDFKASLDVQDGDGATPLMLAAQMSRVELCVFLLGRGADANIQDNQGRSALMLACESDGDETVEALLRGGANTQLVDADEHKANDYSVTTGNQRIIQMLQDGAPPAPEGAGEEIQGLPPSPQPRSPAPPLQFPEPPSPSPSPQPPETHQPAPAEDEEVFEEIRRLRLERGRLLQKIKAFEQQQQSAISALEELSQLKQRLKESEAERDKLLEELKGGHGIGASDSEDMDEMLDFPEKLLSKRSRASPAQDEATSQGDADSADPSPVPGDLGTVAELRKQIEEFSSQNSELALKVQMLEMFEKDDTDMQTSSSDFVPLVQYETLRKEFEALQERLSQAQASDEASSMAEERGDEKSQEGGADAESMEALREKLRGLKEQLASSKSEFEELKEQMRLGVLSVECVGGDTAVAGAGAAEEGPSQEAQQLRARVTELEEERAKRQGDVGGQSSRDSDTIKQLTEKVKELRAALSQRETTKEEDGEGEETETVKGLRDRLSELESALAESRTSGKEGGAARDGDQVRRLQERLAELEGELRKCVPRSELEEVQVSLGLQCEQLARERADVARRLNIALLDLERLRPPPRGDDDEEEEEEEHSESSEPSGISEHSRRSMAAVREELEVARQEAAQALDCLCAEREGRAQDALQLKDVVPFSKHKEALSAVSEQLAQTLQELQEDRTLRGQAEAKLQTMQDAVPREEHERVKAELQRSLQASESSAAAAQEALSEKEMELRELKSQKAAEQGLISKEDHEGLRLSLQAEINAAAARFNDLTRKHEKTCTEVFQVQREALFNKSERQVAESQLATVQQQLTELQAQSSHIQELHKGIQDSQGLIKEKDRKVTELSKEVFRLKEALGALSPPMGITSSSSSSTHHGNPGQQVALQNRIAILTQQLQDWERKHKQVVTVYRSHLLAAVQQGRMDEEVQGLLLQILRMSH, from the exons GTTCCACCTCTGTGCATCCAGAGGCCGGCTGGACTGTATGGAGGTCATCATCTCTCACGGGGCAGACGTCAACGCCATTGATGGCGCTG GCTTCAGCGCCCTTCACCTCGCAGCCAAAAATGGCCAACCAGAGTGTTTAAAGAGACTCTTACAG GAGAGATTAGCAGTGGATTGCACCGACAGCATTGGTAGGACAGCGCTTCATCATGCAG CGGTCAGCGGCTGCTTGTCCTGCTCTGAGACCCTGTGGGATTTCAAGGCCAGTCTGGATGTCCAGGATGGG GACGGGGCCACCCCTCTGATGTTGGCGGCTCAGATGAGCAGAGTGGAGCTGTGCGTCTTTCTGTTGGGTCGTGGTGCCGATGCAAACATACAGGACAACCAGGGAAG GTCTGCATTGATGCTGGCGTGCGAGAGTGACGGCGACGAGACCGTAGAAGCTCTTCTGAGAGGCGGGGCCAACACGCAACTGGTTGACGCCGATGAACACAAAGCCAACGACTACAGCGTAACCACGGGCAACCAACGCATCATACAAATGTTGCAGGATGGAGCACCTCCAG CTCCTGAGGGCGCAGGCGAGGAG ATCCAGGGTTTGCCACCCTCTCCACAGCCCCGgagtcctgctcctcctctccagtTCCCTGAGCCCccatctccttctccctctcctcagcCTCCAGAGACACATCAACCAGCCCCG GCAGAGGATGAGGAGGTGTTTGAGGAGATTCGCCGGCTGCGTCTGGAGAGAGGTCGCCTGCTCCAGAAGATCAAGGCTTTtgagcagcagcaacagagcGCCATCTCTGCTCTGGAGGAG TTATCCCAACTAAAGCAGCGTCTAAAGGAgtcagaggcagagagagacaagCTGCTTGAGGAGCTGAAGGGAGGTCACGGTATTGGGGCCAGTGACTCTGAGGACATGGATGAAATGTTGGACTTCCCAG AGAAGCTGCTCTCCAAGCGTTCCAGAGCCTCCCCTGCTCAGGATGAGGCCACTTCTCAAGGAGACGCAGACTCGGCCGACCCCTCCCCTGTCCCCGGAGACCTAGGAACTGTTGCTGAGCTTCGCAAACAAATAGAGGAATTTAGCTCACAAAACTCTGAACTAGCTCTCAAAGTGCAG ATGCTGGAGATGTTTGAGAAGGACGACACGGACATGCAGACCTCCAGCTCCGACTTTGTCCCCCTAGTCCAGTACGAGACCCTGAGGAAGGAGTTTGAAGCCCTCCAGGAGCGCCTCTCTCAGGCCCAGGCGTCAGACGAGGCCTCCAGCATGGCGGAGGAGCG AGGTGACGAGAAGTCTCAGGAAGGAGGTGCGGATGCAGAGAGCATGGAAGCTCTGAGGGAGAAGCTGCGAGGGCTGAAGGAGCAGTTGGCCTCCTCCAAGTCTGAGTTCGAGGAGCTGAAAGAGCAGATGCGCCTTGGGGTGCTCTCTGTGGAGTGTGTTGGAGGGGATACCGCCGTGGCAGGTGCTGGGGCTGCAGAGGAGGGCCCGAGCCAGGAGGCGCAGCAGCTGAGAGCGAGGGTGACGGAGCTAGAGGAGGAGCGAGCTAAGAGACAGGGCGATGTAGGCGGTCAGAGCAGCCGGGACAGTGACACAATCAAACAGCTGACAGAGAAAGTAAAGGAGCTCCGTGCTGCTCTGTCCCAGAGAGAGACCACGAAAGAGGAAGACGGCGAAGGAGAAGAGACGGAAACAGTGAAGGGCCTCCGTGACAGACTTTCTGAGTTGGAGTCAGCCCTGGCAGAGAGCAGGACGTCGGGGAAAGAGGGAGGAGCAGCAAGAGATGGAGATCAGGTCCGTCGTCTCCAGGAGCGTTTGGCAGAACTAGAGGGGGAGCTGAGGAAGTGCGTGCCCCGCTCGGAGTTGGAGGAGGTGCAGGTGTCTCTGGGGCTCCAGTGTGAGCAGCTGGCCCGGGAGAGGGCCGACGTGGCTAGAAGGCTCAACATTGCTCTGCTGGATCTGGAGAGACTCAGGCCTCCTCCACGCGGAGATGAtgacgaggaggaagaagaggaggagcattCAGAGAGCTCAGAGCCCTCAGGCATATCAG AGCACTCCAGACGCTCCATGGCAGCGGTGAGAGAGGAACTGGAGGTGGCGAGGCAGGAAGCAGCCCAAGCTCTGGACTGTCTGTGTGCCGAGCGGGAGGGCCGGGCCCAGGACGCCCTGCAGCTGAAAGACGTAGTGCCATTCTCGAAACATAAGGAGGCGCTGTCCGCGGTATCGGAGCAGCTAGCTCAGACGCTGCAGGAGCTCCAGGAGGACAGGACCCTGCGGGGTCAGGCTGAGGCCAAACTGCAGACCATGCAGGACGCCGTACCCAGAGAGGAGCATGAGAGAGTCAAG GCAGAGCTTCAGCGCTCCCTACAGGCCAGCGAgagcagtgcagcagcagctcaggagGCTCTGAGCGAGAAggagatggagctcagagagcTCAAGTCCCAGAAGGCTGCAGAACAGGGTCTGATCTCCAAGGAGGACCACGAGGGCCTGCGGCTCTCTCTGCAGGCCGAGATCAACGCCGCCGCGGCTCGCTTCAACGACCTCACTCGCAAACACGAGAAGACCTGCACtgag GTGTTCCAGGTGCAGAGGGAGGCTCTCTTCAACAAAAGTGAGCGGCAGGTGGCCGAGTCCCAGCTGGCcacggtgcagcagcagctaacCGAACTCCAGGCCCAGTCCAGCCACATCCAGGAGCTCCACAAGGGCATCCAGGACTCCCAGGGTCTCATCAAGGAGAAAGACCGCAAG GTAACCGAGCTGTCCAAGGAGGTGTTTCGGCTAAAGGAGGCCCTGGGAGCTCTGTCACCTCCTATGggcatcacctcctcctcctcctcatctaccCATCATGGTAACCCCGGGCAGCAAGTGGCACTGCAGAACAGGATCGCCATACTCACCCAGCAGCTCCAG GATTGGGAGAGAAAGCACAAACAGGTTGTGACTGTGTACCGTTCGCATTTACTGGCAGCTGTACAG CAGGGCCGAATGGACGAAGAGGTGCAGGGTCTTCTACTCCAAATCCTGAGGATGTCACATTAG